One segment of Nothobranchius furzeri strain GRZ-AD chromosome 13, NfurGRZ-RIMD1, whole genome shotgun sequence DNA contains the following:
- the LOC129163779 gene encoding olfactory receptor 11A1-like produces the protein MFLFSFQTKTRMKVNATQVVYFTLNAYLDTSSFTCFFFMIVLILYVLIVGCNVLLIVVICVNRTLHEPMYMFLCSLFVNELYGSAGLFPFLLIQLLSDVHTISAPLCFLQMFCVYSYGSIEFTNLAVMSYDRYLAICHPLQYKTIMSPRRIVFLIAVIWFPPFLAVGGTTFLTFSLQLCGEIIDKIACFNHSIIKLACYDPRLNNIYELVMSFLTVCAALSVILYTYMRILKVCFSGSKQTRQKAVSTCTPHLASLLNFSFGVSFEMLQSRFNLSNAPSMLQKVLPLYYLTCQPLFNPVMYGLNMSKVRSMCKELILLCRKKC, from the coding sequence ATGTTTCTGTTTTCATTCCAAACTAAAACAAGGATGAAGGTGAATGCCACTCAGGTTGTATATTTTACTCTAAACGCCTACTTGGACACCAGTTCATTCACCTGCTTCTTCTTCATGATAGTTCTGATCCTGTATGTTTTAATCGTTGGTTGTAACGTTCTGCTCATCGTGGTCATCTGTGTGAACAGGACTCTACATGAACCCATGTACATGTTTCTGTGCAGCCTGTTTGTGAATGAGCTGTATGGAAGTGCAGGCTTGTTCCCCTTCCTGCTGATTCAGCTTCTCTCTGATGTTCACACCATTTCTGCTCCTCTCTGTTTCCTGCAGATGTTCTGTGTTTACTCTTACGGAAGTATAGAGTTTACTAACCTGGCCGTCATGTCTTATGACAGATATCTGGCCATCTGTCATCCTCTGCAGTATAAAACAATAATGTCACCCAGGAGAATAGTCTTTCTCATTGCTGTCATATGGTTTCCTCCTTTTTTAGCTGTTGGTGGAACAACCTTCTTGACTTTCTCTTTGCAGCTTTGTGGGGAAATTATTGATAAAATTGCTTGTTTTAATCACTCCATCATAAAACTGGCCTGTTACGACCCCAGACTCAATAATATCTATGAACTTGTTATGTCTTTTCTCACTGTCTGTGCTGCGTTATCTGTAATTCTTTACACCTACATGAGGATCCTTAAAGTGTGTTTTTCTGGATCCAAACAGACTCGACAGAAGGCCGTCAGCACCTGCACGCCTCACCTGGCCTCTCTGCTCAACTTCTCTTTTGGTGTTTCCTTTGAAATGCTACAGAGCAGGTTTAATCTGAGCAATGCTCCCAGCATGTTGCAGAAAGTTTTACCTCTTTATTACCTTACCTGCCAACCGCTCTTTAACCCGGTTATGTACGGCCTGAATATGTCTAAAGTGCGCAGCATGTGTAAGGAGCTGATTCTACTCTGTAGGAAGAAATGTTAG
- the LOC129163934 gene encoding olfactory receptor 11A1-like encodes MKVNSTQVVYFTLNAYLDTSSFTCFFFMIVLILYVLIVGCNVLLIVVISVNRTLHEPMYMFLCSLFVNELYGSAGLFPFLLIQILSDVHIISAPLCFLQIFCLYTYGSIEFTNLAVMSYDRYLAICHPLQYKTIMSPRRIVFLIAVIWFPPFLAVGGTTVLSFSLQLCGEIIHQIYCENHSIIKLACYDPRLNNIYELVMSFLTVCVPLSVIFYTYMRILKVCFSGSKQTRQKAVSTCTPHLASLLNFSFGVSFEILQSRFNLSNGPSMLQKVLPLYYLTCQPLFNPVMYGLNMSKVRSMCKELILLCRKKC; translated from the coding sequence ATGAAGGTGAATTCCACTCAGGTTGTATATTTTACTCTAAACGCCTACTTGGACACCAGTTCATTCACCTGCTTCTTCTTCATGATAGTTCTGATCCTGTATGTTTTAATCGTTGGTTGTAACGTTCTGCTCATCGTGGTCATCAGTGTGAACAGGACTCTACATGAACCCATGTACATGTTTCTCTGCAGCCTGTTTGTGAATGAGCTGTATGGAAGTGCAGGCTTGTTTCCCTTCCTGCTGATTCAGATTCTCTCTGATGTTCACATCATTTCTGCTCCTCTCTGTTTCCTGCAGATCTTCTGTCTTTATACTTATGGAAGTATAGAGTTTACTAACCTGGCCGTCATGTCTTATGACAGATATCTGGCCATCTGTCATCCTCTGCAGTATAAAACAATAATGTCACCCAGGAGAATAGTCTTTCTCATTGCTGTCATTTGGTTTCCTCCTTTTTTAGCTGTTGGTGGAACAACCGTCTTGAGTTTCTCTTTGCAGCTTTGTGGGGAAATTATTCATCAAATTTATTGTGAGAATCACTCCATCATAAAACTGGCCTGTTACGACCCCAGACTCAACAATATCTATGAACTTGTTATGTCTTTTCTCACAGTCTGTGTTCCGTTATCTGTAATTTTTTACACCTACATGAGGATCCTTAAAGTGTGTTTTTCTGGATCCAAACAGACTCGACAGAAGGCCGTCAGCACCTGCACGCCTCACCTGGCCTCTCTGCTAAACTTCTCTTTTGGTGTTTCCTTTGAAATACTACAGAGCAGGTTTAATCTGAGCAATGGTCCCAGCATGTTGCAGAAAGTTTTACCTCTTTATTACCTTACCTGCCAACCGCTGTTTAACCCGGTTATGTACGGCCTGAATATGTCTAAAGTGCGCAGCATGTGTAAGGAGCTGATTCTACTCTGTAGGAAGAAATGTTAG